The genomic DNA AATCGCAAAGCGAATCCCAATTCGGATCGCGGAGAGTTCTGGCAAGAAGACGACAACCAGTTTACTTCGGATTGAACCCGTTGACGATGTTGCTCTGGAAGGTCGCAGATATATTGTCAAGGGGGCTCATTACATGATCGATGGCGAACCAGTCGCTCCTGTGAGTGACTCGGAGGAGATACAATGAATCTCTCAACGCTGTCGATTCGTTATCGTCCGATTGTGTTAACTTTCGTGGGTCTGGTCACGGTCTGGGGAGTGATTACATTTGCCACAATGCCACGGCGTGAAGACCCCGAATTCACAATTCGCACCTGTGTTGTATCGACTCAATGGCCAGGCTCTCCGACGATCAAAGTCGAGGAACTTGTCACCGACAAGCTGGAAGAAGAACTCGATAGCATCGAAGAAATCGATTATCTGAACTCGGAAACGACGAATGGTCAGTCGATCATTTATGTCAATTTAGAAGATAATGTTCCGCCAGGAGACATTCAGCAGGTTTGGGATAAAGTTCGAGCGAAAGTTGATCTCGTCCCGATGCCGGACCCAGGAATTCATCCGATCGTCAATGATGAATTTGGTGACACAACGATTCTCCTGCTGGGGATCTATCAAGTGCCGCTGGAAGGGCAGGATCAAGTTGAGGATCAAAATCGCTACAGCCCCCGCCAACTTGAGATTTATGCAGACAAAGTCAAGGACGCAATCCGCCTCCTTCCTGGAGTTGCAAAAGTAGATAAATATGGAGTTCAGGACGAGGCAATATTTATCGAAGCCGATTTAGGAGCGTGGTCGCAACTGAATTTGACGAGCTCGACTCTCAAGGATTTACTCAAAGCCCGGAATATTGTTGCTCCTGGTGGAACGATTGACACGAAAGATGGCAAATTCAATGTCAAGCCGGGGGGCGAATTCGATGCAATGAGCGAAATCGAAATGCTGACTGTCGGGACGGTTCAAAGCGGAGATTCCAGTAATCGAGTCTCTCTGAATGATCTTGGATTGACTGTGAAACGCGATTACGAAGACCCTCCCGCTGTCATTAGTCGCTTTACGGAAGACCGAGGTACATTTCCAGCTGTGATGCTGGGGATGACGATGAAATCGGGCTCCAATATTGTTGACGTTTGTGAAAGCGCAATGGCACGGATCGATCAACTCGTCAATGTCGAACAGGCCCTCCCTCGCGATATCGAGATCCGCCCGGTCTCTCAACAGTCGGACAACGTAACCGCAAAAATTGATGATGTGATTAATAACGTCATCTCTGCCATTCTAATTGTTGTGGTCGTTGTCTATCTGTTTCTGGGCGTGAGAACTTCACTGGTCATGGCTGCAAATATTCCCTTTGTCGTTCTCGGCTCAATCGCCATCGTCAGTTTGTTCGGGGTCGAACTGGAGCAAATCTCGCTGGCGTCAATCATCATCGCACTAGGTCTGTTGGTCGATAATGCTGTCCAGGTTTGCGATCAGACACGTACCAATATATTAGAGGGGATGACACCGACGGACGCAGCTGTCTGTGGAACCAATACTCTCATGTTTCCCATGCTGACAGGAACGCTGACAACCGTTGCGGCTTTCTTACCGATGTTGTTTGCCCTGGAGGGTGGAAGTGCAGAATATGTTTATAGTTTGCCTGTGACCCTCTCTACAACATTGTTACTCAGCTGGGTTTATGCAATGACGATCTGCGTTGTTCTTGCAGCCTCGATCATTCGTGCTCCTAAGAATCCAGATCGTCCTTCCGCTCCTCTCCCGTGGTTGAATGAATTGTTTGAAAACTTACGACGAAAAGGTTCTTCCGGGAAAACCACGTCGCCTAATCAGACAAAGCAGAAAGACGACAACATTTTCATGCAGGTTTACGGTGCAACCGCATGGGTCGCCATTAAGTACAAGTGGATCAGTGCCATTGCAGCCATGGGTTTATTGTTTGCAACACTTCAACTGCCTGTCAGTTCAGAATTTTTTCCGCTTGATCGTCGGGATCAGTTTTACGTCAATATCAAACTTCCCGAAACGGCTACCATTGAGCAAACCAATGCGGTTGTCGCACAAGTGGAGTCTGCGATTAAGAAACTCAGTCTAATTACGGATAAGAATGGCAATGACGTTGAGCGTCTAAGAGTAATGCGAAGTATCATCGGTCAGGGAGGCGCACGATGGGCACTTTCTGTCGCTCCTCAACCAGCCGGTTCCAATACGGCACAAATACTCGTGCGGACAACGAATGGATCTCTGACCGATGGAATGATACGCGACTTGCGTCAAGCAGTCGATTTCGGAAACAAAGAACGCGACATTCTTCCCATTGCAGGTGCACGCATCACTGCAAAACGACTGCAGATGGGACCAGATGCCGCTCCCGTTGAGTTGAGAGTCTCTGGTGACGGATTTGCTGATATCAACGAACTGCGAAAAATCGCAGATGAAGTGAAGCTGATGATTCACCAGGAAAGTGGGACTTGGGACATCGCTGATTCCTGGGGGATCGATGGATTTCAACTCAATGTCAATATCGATGAAGAAAAGGCGAATCTTTCCGGTATCACGAATGCGGCGGTCGCTGATACGCTCAATTCCTATTTCACAGGATTGGAACTGACGACTTTTCGCGAAGAGGATCATCTCGTCCCTGTTTACTTTCGACTTCGCCCCGAAGATCGCCAGGATTTGTCAGGAATAGATACCGCATTCGTTGAAGGAACCAATGGCAAAATTCCACTCAATTCCGTCGCCACCATCACTCCGGTCTGGCAACCTGCAAAAATTGATCGACGCGATCAAAACCGCACGATCGAGGTGACTGCTGAAGTTGAAGATGGCGTTCAGGGTAATGATGTCGTTTTAAGTGTTTGGAATTCTGACCGTATGAAAGCGTTGATCGAATCTCTTCCTGTCGGCTACAGAATTGAGATTGGCGGTGCGTTGGAGGAAAGTCAGGATGCGTCAGCACAGATGATGACTTCATTCGGGATCTCCATTTTGTGCATCATTCTGATTCTGGTGATTCAATACAATGGATGGTCGAAAATGATTGTCATTCTGATGACATTGCCTCTGGCAGTGATCGGTGCCTGGTTCGGCTTATGGGTCACACAGAACCCGCTCGGTTTTATGTCTCAACTGGGACTGCTGTCTTTATTCGGAATTGTTCTCAACACGGGAATTATCTTCATTGAATTCGCCGATATTCTGATCGCGCAGAAGCGTGACGAACTCTCGTCTGCCGGAAGTGCAAACGGACCCATTGCAGGATTGAATGTCGATGAATTTCGAAATTGCCTGATCTCTGCTGGTAAGCAACGCATGCTTCCCATCTTCCTGACAACAGCTACCACAATCGGTGGACTCTTCCCATTGGCGCTCTCCGGCGGACCGCTCTGGGAAGGCATGGCCTGGTTGATGATTTACGGTTTATTGGCTGCCACCATGCTGACGCTCTATATTATCCCGGCTCTCTATGCCATTCTCGTCGAGACATTTCGAATTCGCCCCATCGAAAATAATCCTTGATACGATGACAGAAACTCCGACAATTTATTCCAACTTTCGCGAGAAATTACGAATTCCTTTGGGATTACGAAATCTAAGCTGGAATGCAGTATTGTTGAGTAATCGTAATATTTGGTTTTTACTACATGAAATTGTCAGTATGCAGGTTTCAGCATCTCTCGAATAAGTTAAAATAAATGTATTGTTTCAAGCATTTATTTTAGTTATAATTATTATCCAACCAAGCCGCATTCTCCCTCAAAGCTGCCTGCCACTGCCAACTGATCAGTCACAGGGGATCTTAGTGTCTGACAGGTCTACTGAATGGATTAACAATTTCCAACTGAGATACAGATCACGTTGATATCACTGCAAATCTTTTTGAAAGATCGATCATGCTTAATCGAAGAAAAATGATTCAAGGGATGGCAGTCGGTGCTGGTGCTGCATTCGGCCTCCCGCTTTTTCCCGAACGTCTTCTGGCGTCTTCCACCAGTAACACCACACCGAAGCGTATCGTCTTCTTTATGCAGAATCAGGGCTTTGATCCAGAGACCTGCATTCCAGAAGGTATGAAACGCAGCAGTTCGCTGGCGAAAGCTAAACTTCCTGAGCCAATCAGTGCACTGGAACCTTACAAGGAACGGCTGCATATCATCAATGGCTTGCATGGTCTGCATACCAGCCCGTCACATAGCGCCTTCTTTGGGGCTTTGGGTGGTTATCGCGGTAGCGATGGTGTTCCCCCCAGCGGATCGACGATTGATTTTGAGCTGAGTAAGGTTCTGCCGCAGACGCTTCTGCCTCATTTGTGCATCGGTATGGACTCCATTGAGAATATGACGACCAAGCCGACGATTGCGACTCTTTCCGCCAGCGGCGCAGGTCAGCCGATCTTCATGCATTCGAATCCGAATCATCTTTATCAAATGCTGTACGGGGGGATTTCGACTGGTGACATTCGCCTCCAGCACGAAGCACGATCAAACGTGTTGAATCAGATTGAGGAGTTAGCTGCTTCAAAGGGACGTTTTCTTCCGACTGCAGACCAACAGCGTTATGGACAATTTGTCGAGGGATTCAAGGAAGTCAATGGCCTGCGCGATCGCCTCGGCACGGTTGCTGATCACTTACGTAAATTCGCACCTCCGGTGGACTCGCGCTACACAAATCCCGAGTTTGAAACAGATTGGCATGATGTTCTGCTGGATATTGGAATCTCATCGCTCACTTCGGGTATCACCAATACACTGACCATAGGTTCGGGCCGTGGTGAGATCTTTGGTGCGTGGAAGGGACTGGGTATCGAACAACAGGGACACAATTTGGGACATATGGAACAACCTGGAAACCCGATCTGGATTAAGATTCGTCAGTACAATAGCCGT from Rubinisphaera italica includes the following:
- a CDS encoding DUF1552 domain-containing protein, with the protein product MLNRRKMIQGMAVGAGAAFGLPLFPERLLASSTSNTTPKRIVFFMQNQGFDPETCIPEGMKRSSSLAKAKLPEPISALEPYKERLHIINGLHGLHTSPSHSAFFGALGGYRGSDGVPPSGSTIDFELSKVLPQTLLPHLCIGMDSIENMTTKPTIATLSASGAGQPIFMHSNPNHLYQMLYGGISTGDIRLQHEARSNVLNQIEELAASKGRFLPTADQQRYGQFVEGFKEVNGLRDRLGTVADHLRKFAPPVDSRYTNPEFETDWHDVLLDIGISSLTSGITNTLTIGSGRGEIFGAWKGLGIEQQGHNLGHMEQPGNPIWIKIRQYNSRMLVRIMKALESVPEGNGTMMDHTLIVYTSNNADKQHTSGANWPVMLLGNFDGTFKTGCFTQLDGKRPINSLYATILQAAGVSCDYFNMDEKLARKFDTGVGPIKELLV
- a CDS encoding efflux RND transporter permease subunit, whose product is MNLSTLSIRYRPIVLTFVGLVTVWGVITFATMPRREDPEFTIRTCVVSTQWPGSPTIKVEELVTDKLEEELDSIEEIDYLNSETTNGQSIIYVNLEDNVPPGDIQQVWDKVRAKVDLVPMPDPGIHPIVNDEFGDTTILLLGIYQVPLEGQDQVEDQNRYSPRQLEIYADKVKDAIRLLPGVAKVDKYGVQDEAIFIEADLGAWSQLNLTSSTLKDLLKARNIVAPGGTIDTKDGKFNVKPGGEFDAMSEIEMLTVGTVQSGDSSNRVSLNDLGLTVKRDYEDPPAVISRFTEDRGTFPAVMLGMTMKSGSNIVDVCESAMARIDQLVNVEQALPRDIEIRPVSQQSDNVTAKIDDVINNVISAILIVVVVVYLFLGVRTSLVMAANIPFVVLGSIAIVSLFGVELEQISLASIIIALGLLVDNAVQVCDQTRTNILEGMTPTDAAVCGTNTLMFPMLTGTLTTVAAFLPMLFALEGGSAEYVYSLPVTLSTTLLLSWVYAMTICVVLAASIIRAPKNPDRPSAPLPWLNELFENLRRKGSSGKTTSPNQTKQKDDNIFMQVYGATAWVAIKYKWISAIAAMGLLFATLQLPVSSEFFPLDRRDQFYVNIKLPETATIEQTNAVVAQVESAIKKLSLITDKNGNDVERLRVMRSIIGQGGARWALSVAPQPAGSNTAQILVRTTNGSLTDGMIRDLRQAVDFGNKERDILPIAGARITAKRLQMGPDAAPVELRVSGDGFADINELRKIADEVKLMIHQESGTWDIADSWGIDGFQLNVNIDEEKANLSGITNAAVADTLNSYFTGLELTTFREEDHLVPVYFRLRPEDRQDLSGIDTAFVEGTNGKIPLNSVATITPVWQPAKIDRRDQNRTIEVTAEVEDGVQGNDVVLSVWNSDRMKALIESLPVGYRIEIGGALEESQDASAQMMTSFGISILCIILILVIQYNGWSKMIVILMTLPLAVIGAWFGLWVTQNPLGFMSQLGLLSLFGIVLNTGIIFIEFADILIAQKRDELSSAGSANGPIAGLNVDEFRNCLISAGKQRMLPIFLTTATTIGGLFPLALSGGPLWEGMAWLMIYGLLAATMLTLYIIPALYAILVETFRIRPIENNP